From Paenibacillus sp. PK3_47, the proteins below share one genomic window:
- a CDS encoding inositol monophosphatase family protein, which translates to MNPLNPENRNAREPYVVTSKGHTAAAINAAAKAGEWIKSRQGQVKELGSKTSAQDLVTEVDKGVEQMIRRLILTHYPDHAILGEEGVQPGADAVTAALEEGRGHEYLWIVDPIDGTTNYVHGFPFYCVSIALAVKGELTVGVIYDPMRDEMFVAEKGKGAYMHGIPTSVSAESDPQSSLIAMGFPPDRVFAQPANMAGLQHILPQIRGIRAGGSAALHLAYVAAGRVDGYWEVGLSPWDCAAGVLLVLESGGKVTDTQGNPYDIGTRHIVASNGKIHDFLVSSLKEAEATGI; encoded by the coding sequence ATGAATCCTTTAAATCCAGAAAACCGGAACGCGCGTGAACCCTATGTGGTTACGAGCAAGGGCCATACTGCGGCTGCCATCAACGCCGCTGCCAAGGCGGGGGAATGGATCAAGAGCAGACAAGGCCAAGTGAAGGAGCTCGGCAGCAAGACATCGGCACAGGATCTGGTGACGGAAGTGGACAAAGGTGTGGAGCAGATGATCCGCCGGCTGATTCTCACCCATTACCCTGACCATGCGATCCTTGGTGAAGAAGGTGTCCAGCCCGGTGCAGATGCGGTTACTGCTGCACTGGAAGAAGGGCGCGGACACGAATATTTGTGGATCGTCGACCCGATAGACGGCACCACGAATTACGTGCACGGTTTTCCGTTCTACTGTGTATCTATAGCTTTGGCTGTTAAAGGGGAACTGACAGTAGGAGTGATATATGATCCTATGCGTGACGAGATGTTCGTTGCCGAGAAAGGCAAAGGGGCATATATGCACGGTATTCCTACATCGGTATCTGCTGAAAGTGATCCGCAGAGCAGCCTGATTGCCATGGGCTTTCCGCCGGACCGTGTATTCGCCCAGCCGGCGAATATGGCCGGTCTTCAGCACATTTTGCCGCAGATCCGCGGTATCCGGGCCGGAGGCTCGGCAGCGCTGCATCTGGCCTATGTTGCTGCAGGCCGTGTGGACGGCTACTGGGAAGTCGGCCTGAGTCCTTGGGATTGTGCAGCCGGCGTGCTGCTTGTATTGGAATCAGGCGGCAAGGTAACGGATACGCAGGGCAATCCTTATGATATCGGCACCCGCCATATCGTGGCGAGCAACGGCAAAATTCACGATTTCCTGGTGTCATCGCTGAAAGAAGCGGAAGCTACCGGGATATAA
- a CDS encoding stalk domain-containing protein, protein MLSTWKKIVAIGTSGMLLFSIFAGAGAESVKAAAVTQGTEPDVFRIVALGDSITAGYEPGITDPAAKPYGYAERLLEQGWYHGRSALTNYGILGLTTAGLLNYTGAIKDGTSITPDAIQPALPDPRIGQFAAMTAAINAELTEADLIAITIGGNDVSSLFLNAKEMTDTDFQTQLEQRLSAYNTNVKAALENIRAVNPQATIILADQYQPAPKIALGAAYTKLMSAAGRFTEAADSVAASVNTAAAPVRVAHVAERFAGVEGSLTHIIGAGKADFHPTQLGYEKIAQVFAELQWGEYRTPSVAAMTSAAAPMSIVVKGVELNTPNKPILKNGQNFLALRDILNAVGASGKWDNKTSSATIEYGGRTVVITIGSKTIKVNGANVAIDTPAFLQRVGKEDKTYLPLAALATGLGFDVNYSSKLRTAFINP, encoded by the coding sequence ATGCTAAGCACATGGAAGAAGATCGTGGCTATAGGAACAAGCGGTATGCTGCTGTTCAGTATATTTGCCGGTGCAGGCGCAGAATCAGTCAAGGCTGCGGCAGTAACACAAGGAACAGAGCCTGACGTCTTCCGGATCGTAGCGCTGGGGGATTCGATCACCGCCGGATACGAGCCGGGGATCACAGATCCGGCTGCGAAGCCTTACGGGTATGCGGAAAGACTGCTGGAGCAGGGCTGGTATCACGGAAGAAGCGCGCTTACCAACTATGGCATTCTCGGATTAACCACAGCGGGTCTGCTTAATTACACCGGAGCAATCAAAGACGGGACGTCTATCACTCCGGACGCGATCCAACCGGCGCTGCCTGATCCGCGGATCGGCCAGTTTGCCGCGATGACTGCGGCAATTAACGCTGAACTTACGGAAGCGGATCTTATCGCCATTACGATCGGCGGGAACGATGTCAGCAGCCTGTTCCTGAATGCCAAGGAGATGACCGATACCGATTTCCAGACACAGCTTGAACAGCGTCTGTCAGCTTACAATACAAATGTGAAGGCAGCACTTGAGAATATCCGTGCCGTCAATCCGCAGGCAACGATTATACTGGCTGATCAATACCAGCCGGCACCCAAAATTGCCCTTGGTGCAGCTTACACCAAGCTGATGAGTGCTGCGGGGAGGTTCACAGAGGCTGCTGACAGTGTCGCGGCAAGTGTGAATACGGCGGCTGCACCTGTCCGGGTAGCGCATGTCGCGGAACGTTTTGCCGGTGTTGAGGGTTCCCTGACCCATATCATCGGGGCCGGAAAGGCGGACTTCCATCCGACCCAGCTGGGGTATGAGAAGATTGCCCAGGTATTTGCGGAACTGCAGTGGGGAGAGTACCGTACACCGTCTGTAGCCGCAATGACTTCAGCTGCAGCGCCGATGTCCATTGTGGTGAAGGGCGTGGAGCTGAATACGCCGAACAAGCCGATTTTGAAGAACGGACAGAACTTTTTGGCGCTGCGGGATATTCTGAATGCCGTGGGTGCGAGCGGAAAGTGGGATAACAAAACCTCCAGCGCAACCATTGAGTACGGAGGCCGGACCGTTGTAATTACCATAGGCTCCAAAACCATTAAGGTTAACGGAGCAAATGTAGCCATTGATACACCTGCGTTCCTGCAAAGGGTCGGAAAAGAAGATAAAACCTATCTGCCGCTGGCCGCACTGGCTACGGGTCTTGGCTTTGATGTGAATTACAGCAGCAAACTGCGGACTGCTTTCATTAATCCATAG
- the def gene encoding peptide deformylase gives MNLLSSAKYKAGYIIRMDDIIREGDPILRKVTEPVKLPLQQEDREALQCMMQFLKNSQDPAMSAKYKLRSGIGLSANQIGLPQRMFVMYLKDEKGRVVEHAWVNPKIISHSVSMIYLPESEGCLSVDRPVQGFVPRYESVKVRGYDINGKEAVMKFKGYQSILIQHEMDHLDGIMFYDRINQDNPFKLPQDVEIRSLHDLKNK, from the coding sequence ATGAATCTGTTGTCTAGTGCAAAATATAAGGCCGGTTATATTATCAGGATGGATGATATTATCAGGGAAGGCGATCCCATCCTGCGCAAAGTAACCGAGCCGGTAAAGCTGCCGCTCCAGCAGGAAGACCGTGAGGCGCTTCAGTGCATGATGCAGTTTCTGAAGAACAGCCAGGATCCTGCAATGTCTGCCAAATACAAGCTTCGCTCCGGCATTGGTCTGTCAGCCAACCAGATCGGGCTGCCGCAGCGGATGTTCGTAATGTATCTGAAGGATGAGAAGGGCAGGGTTGTTGAGCATGCCTGGGTGAATCCCAAAATCATCAGCCACTCCGTATCAATGATTTACCTGCCGGAGAGCGAGGGCTGCCTGTCTGTGGACCGTCCGGTACAAGGGTTTGTCCCAAGGTATGAGTCGGTTAAGGTAAGAGGTTATGATATTAACGGCAAGGAAGCGGTTATGAAATTCAAAGGCTACCAGTCGATCCTGATCCAGCACGAGATGGACCATCTGGACGGGATTATGTTCTACGACCGGATCAACCAGGACAATCCGTTCAAGCTGCCGCAGGACGTGGAAATCCGCAGTCTGCATGATCTGAAGAACAAATAG
- a CDS encoding glutamate-1-semialdehyde 2,1-aminomutase: MNRSTSEKLYEEALQHIVGGVNSPSRSFKAVGGGAPVFMKRAGGSRFWDEDGNEYIDYLAAYGPIITGHAHPQITAAITEAAQNGILYGTPTQLEIKLAKMLKEAIPSMDKVRFVNSGTEAVMTTIRVARAYTKRSKIIKFAGCYHGHSDLVLVAAGSGPSTLGIPDSAGVPGSIAQEVITVPFNDLSGLREALEKWGGDVAAVMVEPIVGNFGMVMPQPGFLEGLCKLAHDNGSLVIYDEVITAFRFHYGSAQTYAGLDNHEAIMPDLTALGKIIGGGLPIGAYGGRKHVMEQVAPLGPAYQAGTMAGNPASISAGIACLEVLRGEGVYDEMERLAIRLTEGLQESADRHGIPLTINRIRGAFSTHFCSHPITNYDEAQDTDGELFASFFRHMLNRGINLAPSKYEAWFLTTAHTDADIDATLEAAEASFQAMAAEK, from the coding sequence ATGAACCGCAGCACATCTGAGAAATTATATGAGGAAGCCCTGCAGCATATTGTCGGCGGCGTCAACAGCCCTTCCCGTTCCTTCAAAGCCGTCGGCGGCGGAGCGCCGGTATTCATGAAGCGCGCCGGAGGCTCCCGCTTCTGGGATGAGGACGGCAATGAGTACATAGATTATCTTGCAGCCTACGGTCCTATCATCACCGGACATGCCCATCCGCAGATTACTGCAGCCATTACAGAAGCGGCACAGAACGGCATTCTGTATGGTACACCTACACAGCTCGAAATCAAGCTGGCCAAGATGCTCAAGGAGGCCATTCCGTCGATGGACAAGGTCCGGTTCGTCAACTCCGGCACAGAAGCCGTCATGACAACGATCCGGGTAGCCCGCGCTTATACCAAACGCAGCAAGATCATCAAGTTCGCCGGCTGCTATCATGGCCACTCCGACCTCGTGCTGGTCGCAGCAGGCTCCGGCCCTTCCACGCTCGGCATTCCGGACAGCGCCGGTGTTCCCGGAAGCATCGCACAGGAAGTGATTACTGTCCCCTTCAACGATCTCAGCGGATTGCGTGAAGCGCTGGAGAAATGGGGCGGGGATGTGGCCGCAGTTATGGTGGAGCCGATTGTCGGCAACTTCGGCATGGTCATGCCGCAGCCGGGATTCCTGGAAGGCCTGTGCAAGCTGGCCCACGATAACGGCTCCCTTGTTATCTATGACGAAGTTATCACCGCATTCCGTTTCCACTACGGCTCTGCACAGACCTATGCCGGGCTTGATAATCACGAAGCGATCATGCCTGACCTGACCGCGCTCGGTAAAATCATCGGCGGCGGCCTGCCGATCGGTGCATATGGCGGACGCAAGCATGTCATGGAGCAGGTGGCACCGCTCGGTCCCGCTTATCAGGCCGGCACAATGGCAGGCAACCCTGCTTCGATCTCTGCAGGCATTGCCTGCCTGGAAGTTCTGCGCGGCGAAGGCGTATACGACGAAATGGAGCGGCTGGCCATCCGCCTGACCGAAGGGCTGCAGGAGTCTGCAGACCGTCATGGCATTCCGTTAACGATTAACCGGATCCGCGGTGCGTTCTCCACCCATTTTTGTTCGCACCCGATTACAAATTATGACGAAGCACAGGATACCGACGGCGAGCTGTTCGCCAGCTTTTTCCGGCATATGCTGAACCGCGGCATCAACCTGGCGCCTTCCAAATATGAAGCATGGTTCCTGACTACTGCGCATACAGATGCTGATATTGATGCCACACTGGAAGCGGCAGAGGCCTCTTTCCAAGCTATGGCAGCTGAGAAGTAA
- a CDS encoding LCP family protein — MPPRKKRHAKAGPSKKKPLLWTLAIVLLLIIGGLVYYFTSIYNQLDNLHKTGEDSPFAAIPSPSAEAVEPPEWEGTEPVNILLMGVDARGVKEGEVPRSDTMLVASLDPVKKKFYVFSILRDTYVDIPEYGKERINTAITHGPNTAMQTVSDLLGIPIQYYVYTDFQGFIKLVDAVGGVDYEVEKDMVYKTKADGPEYDIDLKKGYQHLDGNMALQYVRFRHDATSDFTRTERQRGFLKAVADKVISTTSIIKLPSILSQVTPYIDTNLTVDDMWKLATVGYDSSMGGSEQIPPMSLLTEETTRGGSAVIGYRSEEALKEFVQETLTAPEPTPSPEASPESSPSPASGTE; from the coding sequence ATGCCTCCAAGAAAGAAACGGCATGCAAAAGCCGGACCATCCAAAAAGAAACCGCTGCTCTGGACGCTTGCTATTGTACTCCTCCTAATTATCGGCGGGCTTGTGTATTACTTCACCTCTATCTACAACCAGCTGGACAACCTCCACAAGACCGGTGAAGATTCCCCGTTCGCAGCAATCCCGTCTCCTTCGGCGGAAGCCGTAGAGCCGCCTGAATGGGAAGGCACGGAGCCGGTAAATATACTGCTTATGGGTGTGGATGCCCGCGGAGTGAAGGAAGGGGAGGTTCCCCGTTCGGATACGATGCTTGTTGCGTCCCTTGATCCCGTGAAGAAGAAGTTCTACGTTTTCTCCATTCTTCGCGATACTTATGTGGACATTCCCGAGTACGGCAAAGAACGCATTAATACGGCGATTACTCACGGTCCCAATACGGCGATGCAGACAGTAAGCGACCTGCTCGGCATCCCGATTCAATATTATGTCTATACGGATTTCCAGGGCTTCATCAAGCTGGTGGATGCCGTGGGCGGTGTGGATTATGAAGTCGAGAAGGATATGGTCTATAAGACAAAAGCCGACGGACCGGAATATGACATTGACCTCAAAAAAGGATACCAGCATCTCGACGGCAATATGGCGCTGCAGTATGTGCGCTTCCGTCATGATGCCACCTCCGATTTCACCAGAACAGAACGCCAGCGGGGATTCCTGAAGGCTGTGGCGGATAAGGTGATCAGCACCACCTCGATTATCAAGCTGCCGAGCATTCTTTCCCAGGTCACTCCTTATATCGATACCAATCTGACGGTCGATGATATGTGGAAGCTGGCTACCGTTGGTTATGACAGCTCCATGGGCGGCAGTGAACAGATCCCGCCGATGAGCCTGCTCACCGAAGAAACAACCCGCGGCGGTTCAGCCGTTATTGGCTACCGCAGTGAGGAGGCATTGAAGGAGTTCGTCCAGGAGACCTTGACTGCCCCTGAGCCGACGCCTTCACCTGAGGCCAGCCCTGAGAGCAGCCCGTCACCTGCCAGCGGGACTGAATAA
- the bcp gene encoding thioredoxin-dependent thiol peroxidase, whose amino-acid sequence MSEITVGQPVPDFSLPSSTGGEVSLSQYRGKKVLLYFYPKNMTPACTQEACEFRDADDLIAAKGAVVLGISPDSLASHAKFTEKNSLPFPLLSDGDHRVSEMFGVWQLKKLYGKEFMGIVRSTFLIDEEGVLTAQWRKVRVKNHVEAVLEELAK is encoded by the coding sequence GTGAGTGAGATTACCGTTGGACAACCCGTACCGGATTTCAGCCTTCCGTCATCAACAGGCGGAGAGGTCAGCTTAAGCCAGTATCGCGGCAAAAAGGTCCTGCTTTATTTTTATCCGAAAAATATGACACCCGCCTGTACGCAGGAAGCCTGCGAGTTCCGTGATGCCGATGATCTGATTGCTGCCAAGGGCGCCGTAGTGCTGGGCATCAGCCCAGACAGCCTGGCTTCACACGCCAAATTTACCGAGAAAAACAGTCTGCCGTTCCCTCTGTTATCCGACGGGGATCACCGTGTAAGTGAAATGTTCGGGGTATGGCAGCTCAAAAAACTCTACGGTAAGGAATTTATGGGCATCGTCCGTTCCACGTTTCTTATAGATGAAGAAGGTGTCCTTACGGCGCAGTGGCGGAAAGTCCGGGTCAAAAACCATGTTGAAGCCGTTCTGGAAGAACTGGCGAAATAA